The proteins below are encoded in one region of Diorhabda carinulata isolate Delta chromosome 3, icDioCari1.1, whole genome shotgun sequence:
- the LOC130891078 gene encoding glyoxylate reductase/hydroxypyruvate reductase — protein MARHIISLYNLATACSVRPTLSNIEAYKYIPKRYIAGKMGKPSVYVTRQVNKEALDLLREHCEVTSWRGEGPVPREELLKNIENKDALFCMLTDKIDAAVLDKAGDNLKIVATMSVGFDHLDTEEIKKRNIKIGYTPSTLTDATAELAVALLLATSRRLFEANEEARTGGWQAWSPFWMCGPGLKNSTVGIVGFGRIGQQIAKILKAFNPKKIIYYNRSERKEAQEIGAERVKFDELLSQSDFISVSAALTPDTKNMFDDDAFRKMKPTAVFINTSRGALVDQDALVRALQNKTIWGAGLDVMIPEPLPLDNPLFKMKNCVVLPHIGSAAIQTRNEMGVVTAKNIIAALKGEKLPFELIV, from the exons ATGGCGCGGCATATTATATCGTTGTACAATTTAGCTACTGCGTGTTCAGTTAGACCTACACTTTCAAACATTGAAGCATATAAATACATTCCAAAACGTTACATAGCCGGAAAAATGGGAAAACCATCAGTTTACGTGACAAGACAAGTCAACAAGGAAGCTTTGGATTTATTAAGAGAACA CTGTGAAGTAACTTCTTGGAGAGGAGAAGGTCCAGTTCCCAGAGAAGAGTTACtcaagaatattgaaaataaagatgcGCTCTTCTGTATGTTAACTGATAAAATCGATGCCGCTGTTCTGGACAAAGCTggtgataatttaaaaatagttgcTACTATGTCTGTGGGATTTGACCACTTGGAcacagaagaaattaaaaaaagaaatataaaaataggttATACGCCTTCCACGCTAACAGATGCTACAGCTGAACTTGCTGTCGCTCTCCTTTTAGCAACTAGTAGAAGACTTTTCGAAGCAAATGAAGAGGCTAGAACAGGCGGATGGCAAGCGTGGTCCCCATTTTGGATGTGTGGACCAGGCTTAAAAAACTCAACTGTGGGAATTGTAGGATTTGGAAGAATAGGCCAACAAATAGCGAAAATTCTCAAAGCATTTAATcccaagaaaattatttattacaatagatCTGAAAGAAAAGAAGCCCAAGAAATAGGTGCTGAGAGAGTAAAGTTTGATGAACTTCTGAGCCAAAGTGATTTCATCAGTGTAAGTGCTGCTCTAACACCAGATACTAAGAATATGTTTGATGACGATGCTTTCAGAAAAATGAAACCTACGGCGGTTTTTATTAATACAAGTAGAGGAGCTCTAGTCGATCAAGATGCTTTAGTCCGAgctcttcaaaataaaactatttggGGAGCTGGACTAGATGTCATGATACCTGAACCTTTGCCTTTAGATAAtccattatttaaaatgaaaaattgtgttGTTTTACCACATATTGGAAGTGCTGCAATACAAACTAGAAATGAAATGGGTGTAGTTACTGCTAAAAACATTATAGCTGCTCTTAAAGGAGAAAAATTGCCGTTTGAACTGATTGtttaa
- the LOC130891075 gene encoding DDB1- and CUL4-associated factor 7: protein MAHSGVVPGGKRKEIYKYVAPWPLYSMNWSVRPDKRFRLALGSFVEEYNNKVQIVSLDEDNSEFSSKSTFDHPYPTTKIMWIPDSKGIFPDLLATSGDYLRIWRAGEPDTRLECVLNNNKNSDFCAPLTSFDWNEVDPNLVGTSSIDTTCTIWGLETGQVMGRVNLVSGHVKTQLIAHDKEVYDIAFSRAGGGRDMFASVGADGSVRMFDLRHLEHSTIIYEDHTHTPLLRLAWNKQDPNYLATIAMDACEVIILDVRVPCTPVARLNNHRACVNGIAWAPHSSCHICTAGDDHQALIWDIQQMPRAIEDPILAYTAAEGEVNQIQWGATQPDWIAICYNKSLEILRV from the exons ATGGCCCACTCGGGAGTTGTCCCTGGTGGGAAACGCAAAGAAATTTACAAATACGTCGCCCCATGGCCCTTATATAGTATGAACTGGTCTGTTAGACCGGATAAAAGATTCCGACTTGCTCTTGGAAGTTTTGttgaagaatataataataaagttcaAATTGTTTCATTGGATGAAGACAACAGTGAATTTTCATCAAAGAGTACTTTTGACCATCCATATCCAACAACTAAAATTATGTGGATACCTGATAGCAAAGGAATTTTTCCCGATTTACTAGCGACTAG TGGTGACTACTTAAGAATATGGAGGGCAGGTGAACCTGACACAAGACTTGAATGTGttttaaacaataacaaaaattcagatttttGTGCACCTTTAACTAGTTTTGATTGGAATGAAGTAGATCCCAATTTGGTTGGTACTTCATCTATTGACACAACATGCACCATTTGGGGATTGGAGACTGGGCAG GTAATGGGTCGAGTTAACTTAGTCTCAGGCCATGTTAAGACTCAGCTCATTGCTCATGATAAAGAAGTTTATGATATTGCATTTTCTCGGGCAGGAGGAGGAAGAGACATGTTTGCATCTGTTGGAGCAGATGGATCAGTCAGAATGTTTGATTTACGACACTTAGAGCACTCTACAATTATTTATGAAGATCATACACATACACCACTGTTAAGGCTGGCTTGGAATAAACAAGATCCAAACTATTTAGCAACAATAGCTATGGACGCTTGTGAA GTTATCATACTGGATGTAAGAGTGCCATGCACTCCAGTAGCCAGACTTAACAACCATCGCGCATGTGTAAATGGCATAGCTTGGGCTCCTCACTCCAGTTGTCATATATGCACAGCTGGAGATGATCATCAAGCTCTTATATGGGATATTCAGCAAATGCCCAGAGCTATCGAAGACCCAATTTTAGCATATACAGCAGCAGAAGGTGAAGTTAATCAAATTCAATGGGGAGCAACACAACCTGATTGGATTGCAATTTGTTATAATAAGAGTTTGGAGATATTAAGGGTGTAA